From a region of the Streptomyces caniferus genome:
- a CDS encoding SseB family protein translates to MPLTDEIAAVHAGQPDPGALVGEFRRTHVLLPTVDDTFLSAELDGIRWLYAFTDEDALSRFALSRGSEPGTEWQYVSVSGARVLDVLIPAIEGPTGVALDAGSEQGALFPPVSGIVPDSAAVDVPAGDMSGTASLRGKAQEWA, encoded by the coding sequence ATGCCATTGACCGACGAGATAGCGGCAGTCCATGCCGGACAGCCCGATCCGGGCGCGCTGGTGGGAGAGTTCCGCCGCACCCACGTCCTGCTCCCGACGGTCGACGACACGTTCCTGTCGGCCGAGCTGGACGGCATCCGCTGGCTGTACGCCTTCACCGACGAGGACGCGCTGAGCCGCTTCGCTCTGTCCCGGGGGAGCGAGCCCGGGACGGAGTGGCAGTACGTGTCGGTGTCCGGCGCTCGGGTCCTTGACGTGCTGATTCCCGCGATCGAGGGTCCGACGGGGGTGGCGCTGGACGCGGGGAGCGAGCAAGGGGCGCTCTTCCCTCCGGTGTCCGGAATCGTGCCCGACAGTGCCGCCGTCGACGTACCGGCAGGCGACATGTCCGGAACCGCATCGCTCAGGGGGAAGGCGCAGGAATGGGCCTGA
- the galE gene encoding UDP-glucose 4-epimerase GalE, with protein MSKKYLVTGGAGYVGSVVAAHLLQAGHEVTVLDDLSTGHREGIPAGARFIEGRIQDAAKWLDPSYDAVLHFAAFSQVGESVVDPEKYWRNNVGGTMDLLAAMRDAGVRTLVFSSTAATYGEPKTTPITESAETAPTSPYGASKLAVDHMISGEAAAHGLAAVSLRYFNVAGAYGSCGERHDPESHLIPLVLQVAQGKREAISVFGDDYPTPDGTCVRDYIHVADLAEAHLLALDAATAGEHLICNLGNGNGFSVREVIETVRKVTGHPIPEITAPRRGGDPAVLVASARTAVDRLGWRPGRADLAEIVADAWQFAQHLDRTKES; from the coding sequence GTGAGTAAGAAGTACCTGGTCACAGGCGGTGCGGGATATGTCGGCAGCGTCGTTGCGGCACATCTGCTGCAGGCCGGTCACGAGGTGACCGTGCTGGACGACCTGTCCACCGGCCACCGCGAGGGCATCCCCGCCGGTGCCCGCTTCATCGAGGGCCGCATCCAGGACGCCGCGAAGTGGCTCGACCCCTCCTACGACGCGGTGCTGCACTTCGCCGCCTTCTCCCAGGTCGGCGAGTCCGTCGTGGACCCCGAGAAGTACTGGCGCAACAACGTCGGCGGCACCATGGACCTGCTCGCCGCGATGCGCGACGCCGGCGTCCGCACCCTGGTCTTCTCCTCCACCGCCGCCACCTACGGCGAGCCGAAGACCACCCCGATCACCGAGTCCGCCGAGACCGCGCCCACCAGCCCGTACGGCGCCAGCAAGCTCGCCGTCGACCACATGATCAGCGGTGAGGCCGCGGCCCACGGTCTGGCCGCCGTCTCGCTGCGCTACTTCAACGTCGCCGGCGCCTACGGCAGCTGCGGCGAGCGCCACGACCCCGAGTCGCACCTCATCCCGCTCGTCCTCCAGGTCGCCCAGGGCAAGCGCGAGGCGATCTCCGTCTTCGGCGACGACTACCCCACCCCCGACGGCACCTGCGTCCGCGACTACATCCACGTCGCCGACCTCGCCGAGGCCCACCTCCTCGCCCTCGACGCGGCCACCGCGGGAGAGCACCTGATCTGCAACCTCGGCAACGGCAACGGCTTCTCCGTCCGCGAGGTCATCGAGACCGTCCGCAAGGTGACCGGGCACCCCATCCCGGAGATCACCGCGCCGCGCCGCGGCGGCGACCCGGCCGTACTCGTGGCCTCCGCCCGCACCGCGGTCGACCGGCTCGGATGGCGCCCCGGCCGCGCCGACCTGGCCGAGATCGTCGCCGACGCCTGGCAGTTCGCGCAGCACCTCGACCGGACGAAGGAGTCCTGA
- a CDS encoding response regulator transcription factor — protein sequence MQRIRVLVVDDHRIFAESLAAALAAEQDVDVAAAGSAPAALRNLDRAVTDGRRFDVLLADADLAAPLLAVPPQGAVRDAVPRAVPRDGIALVSGLRTSHPYLRTVVLADRDDPRRAAAALQAGASGWVAKDCSLSRLLAVIRGVLRDETHLPPALLTGVLRELTAARKHRSESERLVESLTPREREVLRCMVAGLGRKAVAERLFLSPHTVRTHMQNVLGKLGVHSTLAAVALARRAGVGPVELEAAAAAASVPVP from the coding sequence GTGCAACGCATCCGGGTTCTGGTGGTCGACGACCACCGCATCTTCGCCGAATCCCTGGCGGCCGCGCTCGCCGCGGAACAGGACGTGGACGTCGCGGCCGCGGGCAGCGCTCCCGCGGCGCTGCGCAATCTGGACCGGGCGGTCACCGACGGCCGCCGGTTCGACGTGCTGCTCGCCGACGCCGACCTCGCCGCGCCGCTGCTCGCGGTGCCGCCGCAGGGAGCGGTCCGCGACGCGGTGCCGCGCGCCGTGCCGCGGGACGGCATCGCGCTGGTCTCCGGCCTGCGCACCAGCCATCCGTATCTGCGCACCGTCGTCCTCGCCGACCGCGACGACCCGCGCCGCGCGGCCGCCGCGCTGCAGGCCGGCGCCTCCGGCTGGGTCGCCAAGGACTGCTCGCTCTCCCGGCTGCTCGCCGTCATCCGCGGTGTCCTCCGCGACGAGACGCATCTGCCGCCCGCGCTGCTGACCGGCGTGCTGCGGGAGTTGACGGCGGCCCGCAAGCACCGTTCCGAGAGCGAGCGGCTGGTGGAGTCGCTGACCCCGCGCGAACGCGAGGTGCTGCGCTGCATGGTGGCGGGCCTGGGTCGCAAGGCGGTCGCCGAGCGGCTGTTCCTCTCCCCGCACACGGTCCGCACCCATATGCAGAACGTGCTCGGCAAGCTCGGCGTGCACTCCACCCTCGCCGCGGTCGCACTGGCCCGCCGGGCCGGGGTCGGCCCGGTCGAGCTGGAGGCGGCGGCCGCGGCGGCTTCGGTGCCGGTGCCGTGA
- the galK gene encoding galactokinase produces MTAHGAAAPTVGRPHGAQYTAEAFAAVYGAAPTGTWAAPGRVNLIGEHTDYNDGFVMPLALPHTTLAAASPRTDGVLRLHSGDADGGIVELRVDALRPAPQAGWAAYPAGVVWAMREAGLPVGGADLHFESTVPTGAGLSSSAALEIVTALALNDLYALGQEPQQLARLAQRAENAFVGVPCGIMDQTAAACCTEGHALFLDTRDLTRRQIPFDLAGEGLRLLVVDTRVKHELGDGAYAERRAGCERGARALGVRALRDVSYAHLPEALEQLADEPAVQALVRHIVTENHRVEEVVARLDAGRTRAIGPLLTAGHASLRDDFKISCRELDLAVDTADAAGALGARMTGGGFGGSAIVLVEEADAQAVGAAVTQAFAAAGHAAPRIFEAVPSPGAHRIE; encoded by the coding sequence ATGACCGCTCACGGAGCCGCCGCCCCGACTGTCGGGCGCCCGCACGGCGCCCAGTACACCGCGGAGGCATTCGCCGCGGTGTACGGCGCCGCCCCCACGGGCACCTGGGCGGCGCCCGGCCGGGTCAACCTGATCGGTGAACACACCGATTACAACGACGGTTTCGTGATGCCGCTCGCCCTCCCGCACACCACCCTCGCCGCCGCCTCGCCCCGCACCGACGGGGTGCTGAGGCTGCACTCCGGCGACGCCGACGGCGGCATCGTCGAATTGCGCGTCGACGCGCTGCGGCCGGCGCCCCAGGCGGGCTGGGCCGCCTACCCGGCCGGTGTCGTCTGGGCGATGCGGGAGGCGGGGCTGCCCGTGGGCGGCGCGGATCTGCACTTCGAGAGCACGGTGCCGACCGGCGCCGGACTCTCCTCGTCCGCCGCCCTGGAGATCGTCACCGCGCTCGCCCTGAACGACCTGTACGCGCTCGGCCAGGAGCCCCAGCAACTGGCCCGGCTCGCCCAGCGGGCCGAGAACGCGTTCGTCGGCGTGCCCTGCGGAATCATGGACCAGACGGCCGCGGCCTGCTGCACCGAGGGCCACGCCCTCTTCCTCGACACCCGCGACCTCACCCGGCGTCAGATCCCGTTCGACCTGGCGGGGGAGGGGCTGCGGCTCCTCGTCGTGGACACCCGGGTGAAGCACGAGCTGGGTGACGGCGCATACGCCGAGCGGCGCGCCGGTTGTGAGCGCGGTGCGCGGGCGCTCGGTGTGCGGGCCCTGCGCGATGTGTCGTACGCGCATCTGCCCGAGGCCCTGGAACAGCTGGCCGACGAGCCCGCCGTCCAGGCCCTCGTCCGGCACATCGTCACCGAGAACCACCGCGTCGAAGAGGTCGTTGCCCGCCTCGACGCGGGCCGCACCCGCGCCATCGGCCCGCTCCTGACGGCCGGCCACGCCTCGCTCCGCGACGACTTCAAGATCTCCTGCCGGGAGCTCGATCTCGCCGTCGACACCGCCGACGCGGCGGGCGCCCTCGGGGCCCGGATGACCGGCGGCGGCTTCGGCGGCTCGGCGATCGTGCTCGTCGAGGAGGCCGACGCCCAGGCCGTCGGCGCCGCGGTCACCCAGGCCTTCGCGGCGGCCGGCCATGCCGCTCCGCGGATCTTCGAGGCCGTCCCGAGCCCGGGAGCGCACCGCATCGAGTAG
- a CDS encoding response regulator transcription factor, with the protein MGVRLMVVDDHRLLAEALASALKLRGHRVLAAAAPSAGAAELVVSRAPEVCLLGTAAPARPGAFDPVVRIKKERPQVAVVVLGPVPSPRGIAAAFAAGASGYVRNDERIEGVERAMMKARAGESAVAPQLLQQAFEELLHPAAQPDDEGARLLDLLTPREVEVLMRVADGEDTRLIAAGMDIAPSTARTHVQRVLMKLEVGSRLEAAALAARTGLLERAAGGRVAHAAAAGPDEPAPPPQ; encoded by the coding sequence ATGGGCGTGCGGCTCATGGTGGTGGACGATCATCGTCTGCTCGCGGAGGCGCTCGCCTCGGCGTTGAAGCTGCGCGGGCACCGCGTCCTGGCGGCGGCCGCGCCGAGCGCCGGGGCCGCGGAGCTGGTGGTGAGCCGGGCGCCCGAGGTGTGCCTGCTGGGCACCGCCGCACCGGCCAGGCCGGGCGCCTTCGACCCCGTCGTACGGATCAAGAAGGAGCGGCCGCAGGTGGCGGTGGTGGTGCTGGGGCCGGTCCCCAGTCCGCGCGGGATCGCCGCCGCGTTCGCGGCGGGGGCCTCCGGGTACGTCCGCAACGATGAGCGGATCGAGGGTGTGGAGCGCGCCATGATGAAGGCGCGGGCGGGGGAGTCGGCGGTCGCGCCGCAGTTGTTGCAGCAGGCCTTCGAGGAGCTGTTGCACCCCGCGGCGCAGCCGGACGACGAGGGCGCGCGGCTGCTGGACCTGCTCACCCCACGCGAGGTCGAGGTGCTGATGCGGGTCGCGGACGGTGAGGACACCCGGCTGATCGCGGCGGGGATGGACATCGCGCCGAGTACGGCGCGTACGCATGTGCAGCGCGTGCTGATGAAGCTGGAGGTGGGCTCCCGGCTGGAGGCCGCGGCCCTGGCGGCGCGCACCGGGCTGCTGGAGAGAGCGGCGGGCGGTCGTGTCGCGCACGCCGCGGCGGCGGGTCCGGACGAGCCGGCCCCGCCGCCGCAGTAG
- a CDS encoding sodium:solute symporter family protein, translated as MITLAEGLRLPTNGLDYTILAIYFVVVLGIGFAAKRSVKTSLDFFLSGRSLPAWVTGLAFVAANLGATEILGMAANGAQYGAYTVHWYWIGAIPAMVFLGLVMMPFYYGSKVRSVPEFLLHRFGPSSHLLSSVIFAVSSVLIAGVNLYAMAIVLQALLGWPQWVAIVVAGVFVLAYITIGGLSSAIYNEVLQFFVILAALIPLTIVGLKRVGGWDGLTSSLDSSHGDAFLTAWKGTGIGEANPLGANWLTIGLGLGFVMSFGYWTTNFAEVQRALSAKNLSAAKRTPLIAAFPKIFIPLVVVVPGLIALVMEPTLGKSKDGLQYNDAIPVLMRDLLPNGVLGIAVTGLLAAFMAGMAANVSSFNTVFTNDIWAAYLKKGREDRYYLKTGRVVTAVGVLIGMGTAFIASSFSNIMNYLQTLFSFFNVPLFVVFIIGMFWKRTSAAAGFWGLLSGTVAAMVNYFWLYKQGIIAIPSEQGANFVSSIVAFVVGALVMLLVTLVTKPKPVESLAGLVYGSLPQSRLRSTGGTPIPGMEELPAEGDDAWYRKPALLGWGAIVLAAVCYIPFSF; from the coding sequence ATGATCACCCTGGCCGAAGGGCTACGGCTCCCCACCAACGGGCTCGATTACACGATCCTGGCCATCTACTTCGTCGTCGTCCTCGGCATCGGATTCGCGGCGAAACGCAGCGTGAAGACGAGCCTGGACTTCTTCCTCTCCGGGCGGTCGCTGCCCGCCTGGGTCACCGGTCTCGCCTTCGTCGCCGCCAACCTCGGCGCCACCGAGATCCTCGGCATGGCCGCCAACGGTGCGCAGTACGGGGCCTACACCGTGCACTGGTACTGGATCGGCGCCATCCCGGCGATGGTCTTCCTGGGCCTGGTGATGATGCCGTTCTACTACGGCTCCAAGGTCCGCTCGGTGCCCGAATTCCTGCTGCACCGCTTCGGCCCGTCCTCGCACCTGCTCAGCTCGGTGATCTTCGCCGTGTCGTCCGTGCTGATCGCGGGCGTGAACCTGTACGCCATGGCGATCGTGCTGCAGGCGCTGCTCGGCTGGCCGCAGTGGGTCGCGATCGTCGTCGCCGGCGTCTTCGTCCTGGCGTACATCACCATCGGCGGCCTGTCCTCGGCGATCTACAACGAGGTGCTGCAGTTCTTCGTCATCCTCGCCGCGCTGATCCCGCTGACCATCGTCGGCCTCAAGCGCGTCGGCGGCTGGGACGGCCTGACCAGCTCACTCGACTCCTCGCACGGCGATGCGTTCCTGACCGCCTGGAAGGGCACGGGCATCGGCGAGGCCAACCCGCTCGGCGCGAACTGGCTCACCATCGGCCTCGGCCTCGGCTTCGTGATGAGCTTCGGCTACTGGACCACCAACTTCGCCGAGGTGCAGCGCGCGCTGTCCGCGAAGAACCTCTCCGCCGCCAAGCGCACCCCGCTGATCGCGGCCTTCCCGAAGATCTTCATCCCGCTGGTCGTGGTCGTCCCGGGCCTGATCGCGCTGGTCATGGAGCCGACGCTGGGCAAGTCCAAGGACGGGCTGCAGTACAACGACGCGATCCCGGTGCTGATGCGGGACCTGCTGCCCAACGGTGTGCTGGGCATCGCGGTGACCGGTCTGCTGGCGGCGTTCATGGCGGGCATGGCCGCCAACGTCTCGTCCTTCAACACGGTCTTCACCAACGACATCTGGGCGGCGTACCTCAAGAAGGGCCGCGAGGACCGCTACTACCTGAAGACGGGCCGTGTGGTCACCGCGGTCGGCGTGCTGATCGGCATGGGCACGGCGTTCATCGCCTCGTCCTTCAGCAACATCATGAACTACCTCCAGACCCTCTTCTCCTTCTTCAACGTGCCGCTCTTCGTCGTCTTCATCATCGGCATGTTCTGGAAGCGGACCAGCGCCGCGGCCGGCTTCTGGGGTCTGCTCTCCGGCACGGTCGCCGCGATGGTCAACTACTTCTGGCTCTACAAGCAGGGCATCATCGCGATCCCCTCCGAGCAGGGCGCCAACTTCGTCTCCTCGATCGTGGCGTTCGTCGTCGGCGCACTGGTGATGCTGCTCGTCACCCTGGTCACCAAGCCCAAGCCGGTCGAGTCGCTGGCGGGCCTGGTCTACGGGTCCCTCCCCCAGTCTCGGCTTCGCTCGACCGGGGGGACCCCCATCCCCGGCATGGAGGAACTGCCGGCCGAGGGCGACGACGCGTGGTACCGCAAGCCGGCCCTGCTGGGCTGGGGGGCGATCGTCCTGGCCGCCGTCTGCTACATCCCCTTCTCCTTCTGA
- the galT gene encoding galactose-1-phosphate uridylyltransferase, protein MKKTSTRLADGRELIYYDSRDDVVRDAVDRRPLDAVATASEIRHDRLLGDHVAIASHRQARTYHPPADECPLCPSRDGRFSEIPAADYDVAVFENRFPSLAGDSGRCEVVCFTSDHDASFADLTDEQAALVLEAWTDRTAELSQLPGVEQVFCFENRGAEIGVTLGHPHGQIYAYPFVTPRTERMLTSLAAHRAATAGGNLFDEVVADELADGRRVVLEGEHWVAFVPHAAHWPYEVHLYPKRRVPDLLALDDAARTEFPQIYLEVLRRFDRIFGAEGERDGGQHGGGEHGPRAAGAARTPYIAAWHQAPLRAEYRGEFALHLELFTIRRTSGKLKFLAGSESGMNVFINDVPPEAAAQRLREVASE, encoded by the coding sequence GTGAAGAAGACGTCGACCCGGCTGGCGGACGGCCGGGAGCTCATCTACTACGACTCACGTGACGACGTCGTACGCGATGCCGTCGACCGCCGCCCCCTCGACGCCGTGGCCACCGCCTCCGAGATCCGCCACGACCGCCTCCTCGGCGACCATGTCGCCATCGCCTCGCACCGCCAGGCCCGCACCTACCACCCCCCGGCCGACGAGTGCCCGCTGTGCCCCTCCCGTGACGGCCGGTTCTCCGAGATCCCCGCCGCCGACTACGACGTCGCCGTCTTCGAGAACCGCTTCCCCTCCCTCGCCGGCGACAGCGGCCGCTGCGAGGTCGTCTGCTTCACCTCCGACCACGACGCCTCCTTCGCCGACCTCACCGACGAGCAGGCCGCCCTGGTCCTGGAGGCGTGGACCGACCGCACCGCGGAGCTGTCCCAGCTCCCGGGCGTGGAGCAGGTCTTCTGCTTCGAGAACCGCGGCGCCGAGATCGGCGTCACCCTCGGCCACCCGCACGGCCAGATCTACGCGTACCCCTTCGTCACCCCGCGCACCGAGCGCATGCTCACCTCGCTCGCCGCCCACCGCGCGGCCACCGCCGGCGGCAACCTCTTCGACGAGGTGGTCGCGGACGAGCTGGCCGACGGCCGCCGCGTCGTCCTCGAGGGCGAGCACTGGGTGGCCTTCGTCCCCCACGCCGCGCACTGGCCCTACGAGGTGCACCTCTACCCCAAGCGCCGGGTCCCCGACCTGCTCGCCCTCGACGACGCCGCGCGCACAGAGTTCCCACAGATCTACCTGGAAGTCTTGCGTCGCTTCGACCGGATCTTCGGGGCGGAAGGGGAGCGGGACGGCGGGCAGCACGGGGGTGGCGAGCACGGTCCCCGGGCGGCCGGTGCCGCCCGTACGCCGTACATCGCCGCCTGGCACCAGGCGCCGCTGCGGGCCGAGTACCGGGGGGAATTCGCACTTCACCTCGAGCTTTTCACCATCCGCCGCACTTCCGGCAAGCTGAAGTTCCTCGCGGGTTCCGAATCCGGCATGAACGTGTTCATCAATGATGTGCCGCCGGAGGCCGCGGCTCAGCGACTGCGAGAGGTAGCGAGCGAGTGA